The following nucleotide sequence is from Paucidesulfovibrio longus DSM 6739.
TGACCACCGTGGGGGTTCCGCTCTGCAGGTTGACTCCCTGCTTGTCGATGGCGGCTCTGGCCTGCCCCGAGACCATGTTCGTAATCTCGCCCACGGCGTCCTTGACGTCCCGCAGGATGTCGCCGATGTCCGGTCCGAGCATGCTCTTGACCACGGCTATGGCGCAGGCCTTCTCAAAGGAGATGGAGATGGATCCGGTCATGTCCCCGGTGATGCCGATGATCCCGGTCACGTCGCCCTTGGCCACCTGGCCCTTCTTGACGTAGGGCTTGCCCGGCTGCGGATCCACTCCGGCCATGGTTGAAAGAACGTCTTGCGCGGCCTTGATGACGGCCTTGGCCATTTCCATGTCCATCCGGATTCCCCTTTGGCCGATGCGGGCCTAGCCCGAACAGCTTTCCAGTCCCTTGACCATGACCACGAACCCGCCCTCGTCGGTGACGTAGAGCGTGGGCTCGCTGCCCTTGGGCGGCCAGCCCGTGCCGTTTTCGGGCACGCTGAGCCGGAAGGGCGTCTGCGGCGGCAGCAGGGCGCTCATGACCCGGCCGGCCACGGTGTTGACCACCTCGGCCAGGGTGTCCCAGAGGGTCTGCTCGCGGATGCGCTCCTGCTCTCCGAAGATGGCCTGGGCCACGTGTTCCAGCAGGTTTCGCTCGAAGGCGAGGGTCACGGAGCCTTCGCAGGGTTCGAGCACGCGGACTTTGGACCAGAGGAAGTCGGATTCCCTGGACTCCACGAAAAACATCTCCTCCATGGTCGCGTTGACCGCCGAGTTCACGGCCTGCTTCACGTTCATCACCATGCGGCACCTCCTTTCGCAGGAAGCAGGGGCGCGAGCGCTTCGGCCAGCATGGCCGGATTGACCGGCTTGGGCAGCACGGCGAAAGCGCCCAGCTCAATGAGTTCCCGCGCGTTGGCATCGTTCTTGGCACTTGAGATGACGAGCACCGGCATGTCGCGGTACTCCTCCTCCTGCTTGAGCCGCTTGAGCAGGTCCAGCCCGCCCATGACCGGCATGGTCAGGTCCGTGACCAGCAGGTCCGGCGGTCCCCACTCCAGCAGCTCCAGCGCTTCGAGCCCGTTGGCGGCTTCGAGAAATTCGGCTCCGGCCAGACCGGCGATCTCCAGGCAGCGCTTGATCACCATGCGCGCCGTTGCGGAGTCGTCTGCTATGATCACCCGTTCCATCATCGTCCCCCAATGCTCGCGTGCCCTGCTACAAATACCAGGATTCCCTGCCCGCCGAAGCGATGGTCACTCTGCCCGTGTCCACCTCGAGGCTGACCGTGCGGCTGATGCTGCCCGCCACGTCCTCCGCGACGGGGCCGAGCTTATATTGCCATAATATTTTCTTTATTGCCAGCACGTTGCGTTTTCCGATATTGAATACTTCGTTATGGTCCATGACCTTGGCGCCCCCGGCCAGCTTGACGATCATGCCGTGGCCGTTCTTGGCGGCCCCTTCCTTCTCCATGGCCTGGAAAAGCACGGGGATTCCCGTATCCGCGAAATAGGCCGGACGCTCCTTGGCGCGGTCCGGCTGGATGCTGGAATCGGGAAGCGCGATATGGGCCATGCCCACCGTGCGCGTCCTGGGGTCGAGCAGGATCACCGCCACGCACGAGCCCAGGGCGTAGGTCTTGATGACCTCTCCAGGCTTTCGCGATGCGCCGTGATCCCCCACTCCGAGCGTGATCACTCCCATTAGCCCCCCATCTTGCCGAGCAGGTTCAACGTCTCCTGCGCGATGTTGCCGAGCGGAACGAGCCGTTCGGCCCCTCCGCGCGCATAGGCTTCCTTGGGCATTCCGAAGACCACGCAGGTGGCCTCGTCCTGGGCCAGGGTCCGCGCCCCGGCGTCGCGCATGATCTTCATGGCGTCGGCTCCGTCCGCGCCCATGCCCGTGAGCATCACGCCCACGGCGTTGGCTCCGGCGTGCTCGGCAACGGACTTGAACAGCTCCTCCACCGAAGGGCAGTGGCCGTTGACCAGGGGACCGGGCTTGCAGCGGACCTGATAGATGCCGCCGGAGCGGACCAGGCGCATGTGCATGCCGCCCGGAGCGATGAGCACCCGGCCCGGCATGACCCGGTCGCCGTCCGCGGCTTCCTTGGCTTCCATGTTGCAGAGCGTGTTCATGCGCTCGGAAAACATCCGCGTGAAGCCCGCGGGCATGTGCTGCACGATGACCACGCCCGGCGTGGTCACCGGGAAGGCCGTGATGACCTCGCGGATGGCCTCGGTGCCGCCCGTGGACGCGCCGATGGCGATGACCTTGTCCGTGGTGCCGGAAAGAGCGCGCCCCTGGATCGAGCGCGGCTTGAAATCGGAACGCTTGTGCTTCCAGTGCGAAACATTGGCCGTGGAGGCGATCTTGATCTTGGTCCGCAGCTCCGTGAGCATGCTGTTCAGGCCGGAGGCCATGTCCGAGGTGGGCTTGGTGACGAAGTCCACGGCCCCCGCGTCCAGGCAGTCCAGGGTGATCTGCTTGCCCCGCTCCGTCAGCGAGCTGACCATGACCACGGGCAGCGGGAACTGGGGCATGAGCTTGCGCAGAAACTCCAGCCCGTCCATGCGCGGCATTTCCACGTCCAGGGTGACCACGTCCGGCCTGAGCTGCACGATCTTGTCGCGCGCGACGTAGGGATCAGGAGCGGTGCCGACCACTTCTATTCCAGGATCCATGGACAGCCCGCGCTCCAGAACGCTGCGCACCAGCGCGGAATCATCCACCACCAGAACCTTGATCACTCGTCTCTCCATTAAACCACCTTCCGGTACACGGCGGGCATGACGTACTCGAAGGGGCAGTCGTCGCGCCCCAGGGTTTCCGAATGTCCGATGAAGAAATACCCGCCGGGCTGCATGAATTCGTGAAACATCTTCGCCAGTCTGCTTCGGGTGACCTGATCGAAATAGATCATCACGTTGCGGCAGAAGACGATGTGGAACTTGCCCTTGAAGGGCCACCGGGTGCTCATGAGGTTGAAGCGCCGATAGATCACGTCCCGCTTCAGCTCTTCGCGCACGGCCCACTGGTCCGGGCCGAGGCGCTGGAAATACTTGTTGCGCAGGCCGGGCGGCGTGTGCGTCATGCGCTCGTCCGGGTAGAGGGCGCGCTGCGCCGTGGCCAGGGCCTGCGTGGAGATGTCCGTGGCCAGCATCCCGGCCTGCCACTGCGGATATTGCGACCCGAAGAACTCGCGCAGGACCATGGCCAGGGTGTACGGCTCCTCGCCCGTGGCCGCCGCCGCGCACCACAGGCGCAAGTCCTTCTTGCCGGAGCGGGCGATGCGCTCGGTGATCTCCGGCAGAACCGTGGAATGCAGGTAGTCGAAATGGGCTTTTTCGCGGAAGAAGAAGGTGTGGTTCGTGGATATGCGGTTGATCAGCTCTTCCACGGCCTTGCCGGACTTGTCCGCGCGAACGTAATTATAATATTCGGCGAAGGAGGAAAACCCCTCGCGGGAGAGCACCTTCTGCAGACGTCCGACCACCAGGGCCCGCTTCTGGTCCGTGAGGTTGATCCCGGCATACTCATAGATGAAGTCGCGGAGATCCTTGAATTCCTTTTCCGTCAGCTGATACATTCGCCGCCTCTTCCTCTGCTCTTGTGTGCGGATTCGTCCGCCCCGCTATTGCGGGTACCAGTCCGAAGCGCGGATGCGTTCCACCTTGGCCAGGACGACCTCTCCGGTTCCCGTATTGAAGACCACCTTGCGTCCGCGCGTGCCGCCCACGTCCCGCTGCACGCCCCGGATGCGGAGCTTCTCCAGAATCTCCAGGCCGACCTTGACGTTGTCCTCGCCCAGCCCTTCCCGAAAGCCCTCGACCTTCCTGTTGCTGGCGCCGCCGAAAAGGTGCGTTTCCAGGTCCGCCGGGGACGAGCCCGAATCCAGCAGCATGCGCACCAGGGTCACGATGGCGGGCGCGGCGTACATGGCCGTGGATCTCCCGCCGGGCTCGCGATAGGGCCGGGCGTAGTGGGTCATGCCGCCCCGCCTGCGGCGGCGGTCCCAGACCGCGACCACGGCTCCGGAGCCGACCACGGCGCAGATTTTCGCCGCCTTGGAAGGCAGGCAGATGCACCCGGCTCCGAGCATGAACTCATTGGCAACGACCTGCCGCCCGTCGTCATCCATGGCGCTTCCCGTTTCGGGAAGGCCCGTTGAAACGAGCCTCCCCATGTTGCCGTCTTAATACTTCCCGAACTCCTCGTCCAGCGAGATGGCCTCTTCCGCGTCCACGTAGCGATCATTTTCGGGATCGGCAAGCTCCGTGCCCGGCAACGCGCGCCTTGCAGCGCCTTGCGCCGCGCCCGGAAGCGGCCTGGGCCCGTTTTCTTGCGCGAGCCGGAAGCGGGCCACGATCTCGCGCAGCGTCTCGGCCTGGGCCGAGAGCTGTTCCGCAGCCGAGGCGGTCTGCTCCGCTGTGGCCGTGCTGCGCTGGGTCACGGCCTCGACCTGGTGCAGTCCCTCGTTGACCTGGCCCACGCCCTCGGCCTGTTCATTGGACGCGGCCGCGATTTCCTGGACGAGATCCGCCGCCTTGGTCACGTTGCCCACGATTTCCGAGAGCGATTCCGCGGTCTCCTGGGCGATTCTGCCGCCGACCTTGACCCGGTCCGCCGAGCCTTCTATGAGCTGCGCGGTTTCCTGGGCGGCCTTGGCGCTGCGCCCGGCCAGGCTGCGGACCTCCTCGGCCACCACGGCGAAGCCCTTGCCGTGGCTGCCCGCGCGGGCCGCCTCCACCGCCGCGTTCAGCGCCAGCAGGTTGGTCTGGAAGGCGATTTCGTCGATGACCTTGATGATCTTGCCGATGGCCTGGCTCGACTCGCTGATGGCGCTCATGGCCTCGGTGAGCCGCTCCATGTGCTCCTCTCCCTGGCCCGCCGCGCTCTTGGCCTGGCCCGTGAGCCGACTGGCCTGGGAGGCGTTCTCGGCGTTGGCCTTGGTCTGCGAGCTGATCTCGGTCA
It contains:
- a CDS encoding chemotaxis protein CheX produces the protein MDMEMAKAVIKAAQDVLSTMAGVDPQPGKPYVKKGQVAKGDVTGIIGITGDMTGSISISFEKACAIAVVKSMLGPDIGDILRDVKDAVGEITNMVSGQARAAIDKQGVNLQSGTPTVVMGDNHTIQHITSAPIMAIPFTTPDGSFTVEFCVE
- a CDS encoding protein-glutamate methylesterase/protein-glutamine glutaminase, with the protein product MERRVIKVLVVDDSALVRSVLERGLSMDPGIEVVGTAPDPYVARDKIVQLRPDVVTLDVEMPRMDGLEFLRKLMPQFPLPVVMVSSLTERGKQITLDCLDAGAVDFVTKPTSDMASGLNSMLTELRTKIKIASTANVSHWKHKRSDFKPRSIQGRALSGTTDKVIAIGASTGGTEAIREVITAFPVTTPGVVIVQHMPAGFTRMFSERMNTLCNMEAKEAADGDRVMPGRVLIAPGGMHMRLVRSGGIYQVRCKPGPLVNGHCPSVEELFKSVAEHAGANAVGVMLTGMGADGADAMKIMRDAGARTLAQDEATCVVFGMPKEAYARGGAERLVPLGNIAQETLNLLGKMGG
- a CDS encoding chemotaxis protein CheX; translated protein: MVMNVKQAVNSAVNATMEEMFFVESRESDFLWSKVRVLEPCEGSVTLAFERNLLEHVAQAIFGEQERIREQTLWDTLAEVVNTVAGRVMSALLPPQTPFRLSVPENGTGWPPKGSEPTLYVTDEGGFVVMVKGLESCSG
- a CDS encoding response regulator, with the translated sequence MERVIIADDSATARMVIKRCLEIAGLAGAEFLEAANGLEALELLEWGPPDLLVTDLTMPVMGGLDLLKRLKQEEEYRDMPVLVISSAKNDANARELIELGAFAVLPKPVNPAMLAEALAPLLPAKGGAAW
- a CDS encoding chemotaxis protein CheD, which produces MGVITLGVGDHGASRKPGEVIKTYALGSCVAVILLDPRTRTVGMAHIALPDSSIQPDRAKERPAYFADTGIPVLFQAMEKEGAAKNGHGMIVKLAGGAKVMDHNEVFNIGKRNVLAIKKILWQYKLGPVAEDVAGSISRTVSLEVDTGRVTIASAGRESWYL
- a CDS encoding chemotaxis protein CheD, translated to MDDDGRQVVANEFMLGAGCICLPSKAAKICAVVGSGAVVAVWDRRRRRGGMTHYARPYREPGGRSTAMYAAPAIVTLVRMLLDSGSSPADLETHLFGGASNRKVEGFREGLGEDNVKVGLEILEKLRIRGVQRDVGGTRGRKVVFNTGTGEVVLAKVERIRASDWYPQ
- a CDS encoding CheR family methyltransferase, yielding MYQLTEKEFKDLRDFIYEYAGINLTDQKRALVVGRLQKVLSREGFSSFAEYYNYVRADKSGKAVEELINRISTNHTFFFREKAHFDYLHSTVLPEITERIARSGKKDLRLWCAAAATGEEPYTLAMVLREFFGSQYPQWQAGMLATDISTQALATAQRALYPDERMTHTPPGLRNKYFQRLGPDQWAVREELKRDVIYRRFNLMSTRWPFKGKFHIVFCRNVMIYFDQVTRSRLAKMFHEFMQPGGYFFIGHSETLGRDDCPFEYVMPAVYRKVV